One part of the Lotus japonicus ecotype B-129 chromosome 2, LjGifu_v1.2 genome encodes these proteins:
- the LOC130739724 gene encoding uncharacterized protein LOC130739724: MAMARGVITRVKNVVGAALFLRSHTTPLNPHLHAFSSVSRHTPEEKETSDEGATTDGWEEEDEETEPKIGDGGNGGGVALQNVPWGSRALSIAEDVLTQFNEDIKLYAFKTSPRGYIYVRLDKLTNEYGCPSMEELEGYNQEYKKKLDEVGALGEIPDDLALEVSSPGAERIVKVPDDLSRFKDMPMRVYYTESIESNCPEVDGVFLLDSIEKESEICVWKLADVKENRDPLKKGKPLTRKQKDWRLKLPFNLHRMVTLYLGYL, from the exons ATGGCTATGGCAAGAGGTGTGATTACGAGGGTGAAGAATGTTGTGGGTGCTGCTCTTTTCCTACGCTCTCATACAACACCGCTAAACCCCCACCTTCACGCCTTCTCCTCCGTCTCTCGCCATACTCCAG AGGAGAAGGAGACAAGTGATGAAGGTGCAACGACAGATGgatgggaagaagaagatgaggagaCTGAGCCTAAG ATTGGTGATGGGGGAAATGGTGGTGGAGTTGCCTTGCAAAATGTTCCCTGGGGCTCGCGAGCCCTCTCTATTGCTGAGGATGTTCTTACGCAGTTCAATGAGGACATCAAACTATATGCTTTCAAGACTAGTCCTCGTGGATATATTTATGTGAGATTGGACAAATTAACAAATGA ATATGGGTGTCCAAGCATGGAAGAGCTTGAAGGCTACAATCAAGAATACAAGAAAAAATTAGATGAAGTTGGAGCACTTGGAGAGATACCTGATGATTTGGCTCTTGAG GTTTCATCTCCAGGTGCTGAGAGGATAGTTAAAGTTCCGGATGATCTTAGTCGATTCAAAGACATGCCTATGAGAGTCTACTATACAGAAAGTATAGAGTCCAATTGCCCAGAAGTGGATGGAGTTTTCTTGTTAGATTCTATAGAAAAAGAATCAGAGATATGTGTTTGGAAGTTGGCGGATGTTAAAGAGAATCGAGATCCTCTAAAGAAAGGCAAGCCTTTAACTCGTAAACAGAAGGATTGGAGATTAAAATTGCCATTTAACTTGCATAGAATGGTTACTCTGTACCTTGGATATTTGTAA